The Rhizobium leguminosarum genome includes a region encoding these proteins:
- a CDS encoding methyltransferase family protein → MARNTRPIRWNPRDRGDRMGGGINAANGNLRDSSGAAVRPPIAWALTVVAGLALDWLYALPFLPAAMPAGGLGGIVFLAGLALLIWAAATFRRAGTQVQLSRPTTTIVDEGPYRFTRNPIYIGMFLGLIGLAVAFDSLWLIILLVPFYLVIRYGVVAREEAYLERKFGDAYLAYKARIRRWL, encoded by the coding sequence ATGGCACGAAACACGCGCCCCATACGCTGGAATCCCAGGGACCGGGGAGACCGGATGGGTGGCGGCATCAACGCGGCGAACGGCAATTTGCGCGACAGTTCGGGCGCGGCGGTGCGGCCGCCGATCGCCTGGGCGCTGACGGTCGTGGCAGGGCTTGCGCTCGACTGGCTTTATGCGCTGCCGTTCCTGCCGGCGGCCATGCCTGCCGGTGGGCTCGGTGGCATCGTGTTCCTCGCCGGCCTGGCGCTGCTGATCTGGGCGGCAGCAACCTTCCGCCGGGCGGGGACACAGGTCCAGCTCAGCCGGCCGACGACGACGATCGTCGACGAAGGCCCCTATCGCTTCACGCGCAACCCGATCTACATCGGTATGTTCCTCGGCCTCATCGGCCTCGCCGTCGCCTTCGACAGCCTGTGGCTCATCATCCTGTTGGTGCCGTTCTACCTCGTCATCCGCTACGGCGTGGTCGCCCGCGAGGAGGCCTATCTCGAGCGGAAATTCGGTGACGCTTATCTCGCCTACAAAGCCCGCATCAGGCGGTGGCTGTAG